The genomic region CGCAACCGTTTCCCAACGGGGACAGCCGGGGCGAGCCGATCATTACGGGCTCTTGGCATCCCGCCTTCCCCGATCGCATAACACGCCCTCCGTCGCGGACCTGCCCGGGTTCCGCCACGAAGCCGCGGCAGGCTGCCACGGCTGATCGAGGAGAACGAGATGCACTGGCGCGGTCGCAAGGTCCTGGTGACGGGCGGAGCGGGGTTCCTCGGTTCCAATCTCTGCCATGCGCTGGCAACGCAGGGCGCGCGGGTGGTGGCGCTCGACGGCTTCCTGTTCGGCGGCGGCGCCAATCCCGCCAATCTCGAGGGCGCCGAAGTCGAGCTGGTGCGGGCGGATATCCGCGATGTCGACCTGCGGCCGCTCTGCGAGGGGGCGGAAGTGATCTTCAATCTCGCCGCCCAGACCAGCCACATGGGCGGCCAACGCGACCCGCTGGCCGACATCGCGGTGAACGCGGTGGCGCAGGTGCGGCTGATCCAGGCGGCGCGCGAGGCGGCCCCGGACGCGGTGGTGGTGCACGCCTCTACCCGCCAGTTCTACGGACGCGCCCACCATTTGCCGGTCGACGAGGAGCATCCGGTCAACCCGCCGGATGCCAACGGCGTCTCGAAATTCGCCGGCGAGCAATACTGGATGATCGAGCACCGGGTGAACGGCCGGCCGGTGGTCAGCCTGCGCCTGACCAATTGCTACGGGCCGCG from Rhodovastum atsumiense harbors:
- a CDS encoding NAD-dependent epimerase/dehydratase family protein; the protein is MHWRGRKVLVTGGAGFLGSNLCHALATQGARVVALDGFLFGGGANPANLEGAEVELVRADIRDVDLRPLCEGAEVIFNLAAQTSHMGGQRDPLADIAVNAVAQVRLIQAAREAAPDAVVVHASTRQFYGRAHHLPVDEEHPVNPPDANGVSKFAGEQYWMIEHRVNGRPVVSLRLTNCYGPRLRIRDARQTFLGIWIRSVLEDRPFEVWGGEQLRDMTYVDDVTNAFLLAGATPACHGRIFNIGGSPPASLKEIADITVRVAGAGARYTIREFPADRARIDIGSYHADDRAFRQATGWTPEVGLEDGIRRSLDWFRPRLAAYL